Part of the Methylomonas sp. AM2-LC genome, TTCTTGGATTTTCAGCCATTATTGGTGGAAATTTACTGGGTGGTGGAGAAATTACTGCATTAATTAATATGCACGCTATGGTTATTGTCGTTGGTGGTACTTTGGGTGCAACCCTATTACAGTTTCCACCTAGGGTATTTTTCCGTAGTTTACGAATTTTAATCTGGATTTTTAAGCCACAAAATTTTCAACTTAAAAAGCAAATCGAAAAAATAGTACGTTGGAGCACATTGGCCAGAAAAGAAGGATTGCTGGGATTGGAAAGTGTTATAGACATGGAAAAAGACAATTTTTCTCGTAAAGGTTTGCAGTTGTTAGTGGATGGTAGTGAGCCGGAAGTTATTCGTGAATGTCTTGAAGTTGAGTTAAGCACTAAAGAGCATTTGGATATGCAAGCAGCGAGAGTATTTGAGTCGATGGGTGGATATTCACCTACCATAGGTATTATAGGTGCGGTAATCGGTTTAATCCATGTAATGCAACATCTGGCTAATCCAGAATTACTTGGGAGCGGGATCGCCACCGCTTTTGTGGCTACAATTTATGGTGTAGGGCTAGCGAATTTGTTGTTTATTCCTATCGCCAATAAGTTGAAATCTCATATTTTTCTGGCTTCTCAAGCCAGGGAAATGGTTATAGAAGGCATCTCCTCCATTGCGGAAGGCGAAAACCCTCGTAATATCGAATTAAAACTATCTGGTTTTTTGCTGGAAAATAATGACTGAATTATGATTAAACGCAAAAGAAATAGTCATCAGGAAGCTGAAAACCATGATCGATGGATGGTGTCTTATGCCGATTTTGTAACCTTGCTGTTCGCCTTTTTTGTGGTTATGTATTCTATTTCCTCTGTAAATAAAGGTAAATTTGTTACTTTTTCCGAATCTTTGGATCAAGCTCTAAAAGTTGAAAAATCAGGAAGAGAAATAGAGCCGGTACTTAATAAAAATGATCCAACCACCATTCAGCCCATTGAATTGCCAAATTTGATGACCACTGATGAACGCGAGTTAAGTCAGGAAATTCTTCAAGAAAAGCAACGCTTAGACAATGTGTCTGAAAAATTCAAGTCAGAATTGCAAGCGTATGTTGATAGTAGTTTGGTCAGCATCAAAAAACATGATTTTTGGATTGAACTGGAAATGAATAGCGAATTGTTATTTGCCAGTGGCAAAGCGGATATTTCCCCAAAAGCGCAAGTGGTGTTGGCAAAAGTAGCTGATTTGGTGCGGGAAATACCTAATGTCATCAATATTGAAGGTTATACCGATGACGTGCCTATTTCTAATGGATTTTATTCTTCAAATTGGGATTTATCCTCCGCAAGGGCGACCAGTGTTGTTAAAGAGTTAGTTAAAGATAATATTCCCGCTACTCGGCTTTCTGCCACCGGTTATGGAGAGTTTCATCCGATTGCAGAAAATTTAAATGAAGAAAACCGTTTCAAAAATAGGCGTGTCGTTTTGGTGCTGATGTCACAAGCATTTTCTCGGTATGGAATGACCGATGCCCAACGTGCAAAAGCTCTCAATTTCACACCCACCTTAGAAAAGGATACAACTGATAAAACAGGTATTGCACCTATGGTGAAACCATGAAAGTCTGGACTGTTTCTAATCAAAAAGGTGGTGTAGGAAAAACGACTACCGTAGTCTCACTGGCGGGGCTACTATCCGCTTGGGGTTTCAGAACATTGCTCGTTGATCTTGATCCTCATGGCTCCTTAACCAGTTATTTTAAAATTAATCCTGATGAAGTTGATAATGGGGTTTACAATTTATTTCGGGATGCAAGCGAGAAGAAAAAAGATATTCATCCCAGCGTTTATATTACTAAAACCCAATTTGATGGCATCAGCATTCTCCCTGCCAGCACTGCAATTGCTACTCTGGATAGACAGGTGGCGACGATGGGCGGTATGGGGTTGGTCATATCTACCGCTTTGCATAAAATG contains:
- a CDS encoding flagellar motor protein — translated: MDFLSIIGVLLGFSAIIGGNLLGGGEITALINMHAMVIVVGGTLGATLLQFPPRVFFRSLRILIWIFKPQNFQLKKQIEKIVRWSTLARKEGLLGLESVIDMEKDNFSRKGLQLLVDGSEPEVIRECLEVELSTKEHLDMQAARVFESMGGYSPTIGIIGAVIGLIHVMQHLANPELLGSGIATAFVATIYGVGLANLLFIPIANKLKSHIFLASQAREMVIEGISSIAEGENPRNIELKLSGFLLENND
- a CDS encoding flagellar motor protein MotB; this encodes MIKRKRNSHQEAENHDRWMVSYADFVTLLFAFFVVMYSISSVNKGKFVTFSESLDQALKVEKSGREIEPVLNKNDPTTIQPIELPNLMTTDERELSQEILQEKQRLDNVSEKFKSELQAYVDSSLVSIKKHDFWIELEMNSELLFASGKADISPKAQVVLAKVADLVREIPNVINIEGYTDDVPISNGFYSSNWDLSSARATSVVKELVKDNIPATRLSATGYGEFHPIAENLNEENRFKNRRVVLVLMSQAFSRYGMTDAQRAKALNFTPTLEKDTTDKTGIAPMVKP